A part of Streptomyces sp. NBC_01235 genomic DNA contains:
- a CDS encoding ABC transporter substrate-binding protein, with the protein MTSNAHSSRSLRNHPGAAAVALAAMTALLAGCSSSSDDTSDPLAGDKAAGDTVVVGSNNFAESILIADIYGEALKAKGIKVSYKPNIGSRETTYGLLKNGSITVLPEYNGSLLAYLDAKATQTSLATVNASAKTKLDSKLTLLESSPAEDKDSVTVNAETAKKYNLTATSTLDDLKDIAPDLVLGGSPEFQTRQQGMLGLESVYGLKFKSFKALDAGGPLTQAALKKNTVQAADIFTTDPTITKEKFVVLQDPKNLFGFANVTPLVYKSGLSQEGIDALNAVSAKLDTKTLLDMDFQVQLESKDPLDVAKAWLKSAGLG; encoded by the coding sequence GTGACTTCCAACGCCCACAGCAGCAGGTCCCTCAGGAACCACCCAGGTGCGGCGGCCGTCGCCCTCGCCGCGATGACGGCCCTGCTGGCGGGATGCTCCTCCTCGTCCGACGACACCTCCGACCCGCTCGCCGGCGACAAGGCGGCCGGTGACACCGTGGTCGTCGGCTCCAACAACTTCGCCGAAAGCATCCTGATCGCCGACATCTACGGCGAGGCCCTGAAGGCCAAGGGAATCAAGGTCTCCTACAAGCCCAACATCGGCAGCCGTGAGACCACGTACGGCCTGCTCAAGAACGGTTCCATCACCGTCCTGCCGGAGTACAACGGCTCGCTGCTGGCCTACCTGGACGCGAAGGCCACCCAGACCTCGCTCGCGACCGTGAACGCCTCGGCGAAGACCAAGCTCGACTCCAAGCTGACGCTGCTGGAGTCGTCGCCCGCCGAGGACAAGGACTCCGTCACGGTCAACGCGGAGACCGCGAAGAAGTACAACCTGACCGCGACCTCCACGCTCGACGACCTCAAGGACATCGCGCCGGACCTGGTCCTCGGCGGCTCGCCCGAATTCCAGACCCGTCAGCAGGGCATGCTCGGCCTGGAGTCGGTGTACGGGCTGAAGTTCAAGTCCTTCAAGGCCCTCGACGCGGGCGGCCCGCTGACCCAGGCCGCGCTGAAGAAGAACACCGTGCAGGCCGCGGACATCTTCACCACGGACCCGACCATCACCAAGGAGAAGTTCGTCGTCCTCCAGGACCCGAAGAACCTCTTCGGATTCGCGAACGTGACCCCGCTGGTCTACAAGAGCGGGCTCTCCCAGGAGGGTATCGACGCGCTCAACGCCGTCTCCGCCAAGCTCGACACGAAGACCCTGCTCGACATGGACTTCCAGGTGCAGCTGGAGAGCAAGGACCCGCTGGACGTCGCCAAGGCCTGGCTGAAGTCGGCCGGGCTGGGCTGA
- a CDS encoding roadblock/LC7 domain-containing protein, with amino-acid sequence MSTSTGETPAGDARPTDLRAAAADFTWLLNRFATETAGVVDAIAVSSDGLLIAVSELREHADSERLAAIVSGITSLAAGASGNYGLGGLNKVIIDLEGGHVLVSAIGSGAVLGVVTDKEAKLGNIAYEMTVFANRAGTALSPQLVLELKNSVGATRTR; translated from the coding sequence GTGAGCACGTCGACAGGTGAGACTCCCGCCGGAGATGCCAGGCCGACCGATCTGCGGGCCGCCGCAGCCGACTTCACCTGGCTGCTCAACCGTTTCGCCACCGAGACCGCGGGGGTCGTGGACGCCATCGCGGTGTCCTCCGACGGACTGCTGATCGCCGTGTCGGAACTGCGCGAGCACGCCGACTCCGAACGGCTGGCGGCGATCGTCTCGGGCATCACCAGCCTGGCCGCGGGCGCCTCCGGCAACTACGGTCTGGGCGGCCTGAACAAGGTCATCATCGACCTGGAGGGCGGCCACGTCCTGGTCTCCGCGATCGGCAGCGGCGCCGTCCTCGGCGTGGTCACCGACAAGGAGGCCAAGCTGGGCAACATCGCCTACGAGATGACGGTGTTCGCCAACCGCGCCGGTACCGCGCTCAGCCCGCAGCTCGTCCTGGAACTGAAGAACAGCGTCGGCGCCACGCGTACGCGCTGA
- a CDS encoding ATP-binding protein codes for MSTKEVDAPARAASSSPSSSVRRGLRGFADRWPFRRKLNVLVGIPLTVIALLLTYLIVDLVQESNRAEDAAHLVRDSTQVAQLVADLQNEHQQAILLSVRHEASFDGGTPSTDGYRQAQLAVDAQVRKVIDAFGDQLPDTEVQALREVQGLAGLRATIEQGYLPADNIDPAYSGAADGLIDGLGLDRNSALATTFTGSLLDSLLRADAAHGAYETGVFSARTGDSNALIEFTGAVGSYALFTYQAERFERFATQAQSDEFGGIEHNASQASIGQHYAELAVDPSALQAESQGAIRAAFRTAIASYPDYSAQAKTRLKITASLIDQIADRADDTSSSAQWRAGLLLNLALICFALWIAFSILVRRSVVRPVLALTGAAQEVADVAGRELARVADDDAEESGSPRLRELPVTADDEIGELAEAFNNVQTTAAALLERQVLSRRNVAEMFGNVGRRVSNLTTRQLALIDAVERGETDPALLERLYSIDHIAVRLRRNADSLMLLAGIRETVLDAGPTALTNVVRAALGQIEGFQRVRLRAATEAMVEPDIIGDLTLMIAELLENAVSFSPEGSPVEVVVGSDDDGASITVADHGLGMSAERLAEENARLVRRERLDLVPTKVLGLFVVGALARRWDVDVTLSRTPGGGVTAEVLIPSTLLLTMSQLSPAGRPGPADAPSSQAPAALAAPSAPAAGPSPSSSVPSWATREDDPTTLPRRVPRRAPSPAEDEPETRHNPATATGTPRVPTAATGTATHETDGTGAGTVTSVGTAGTGAPAGTAEPSTSGRSAERRTSVGTAESGASGRTAEPGDSGRTAEPGTSAAIEEAGTASRTAETGTSTTPAEARTSVTPAESGVSARTANSAPPAHTPGPETSAEPASRARPAGPGIPAPRTAEPTLHTRAEGAPEPYARTAEHAAPAGTTEPTPHARAAEPHPSAGTAEPTQPSRPAGIEGNPAHRAEPIASDRAGEPSTVGPIAGPAGPLSARAGTDFPAAGVPAQADNGTGTGTGTGTGTNGSHVGADGSRPLRRRVRGATLRTAVEAAAQQAARQSARPADADAVRSALEEFEAAVARAHRDTGGDTGEHPRPTDTRSGADAGTDTGTDTGAHADVVPAVIPPEDPIARGNDRRRDHRPDDQTARTHRTEPSDASDRTDPITDPITDPIGGRDTTHHQNHLPEGAEQ; via the coding sequence GTGTCCACGAAAGAGGTGGACGCGCCCGCCCGGGCGGCATCCTCGTCACCGTCGTCGTCCGTGCGCCGGGGACTGCGGGGTTTCGCCGACCGGTGGCCCTTCCGGCGTAAGCTGAACGTACTCGTCGGTATCCCGCTGACGGTGATCGCCCTGCTGCTGACGTACCTCATCGTCGACCTGGTGCAGGAGTCCAACCGCGCGGAGGACGCCGCCCATCTGGTGCGCGACAGCACCCAGGTCGCCCAGCTCGTCGCCGACCTCCAGAACGAGCACCAGCAGGCGATCCTGCTCTCCGTGCGGCACGAGGCGTCCTTCGACGGCGGCACCCCCTCCACCGACGGCTACCGGCAGGCGCAGCTCGCCGTGGACGCGCAGGTGCGGAAGGTGATCGACGCGTTCGGCGACCAGTTGCCGGACACCGAGGTGCAGGCGCTGAGAGAGGTCCAGGGTCTGGCCGGCCTGCGGGCCACGATCGAGCAGGGCTATCTGCCCGCCGACAACATCGACCCCGCGTACTCGGGTGCGGCCGACGGCCTCATCGACGGCCTGGGCCTGGACCGCAACTCCGCCCTCGCGACCACCTTCACCGGCAGCCTCCTCGACTCTCTGCTGCGCGCCGACGCCGCGCACGGCGCCTACGAGACGGGCGTGTTCTCCGCGCGGACCGGTGACAGCAACGCGCTCATCGAGTTCACCGGCGCGGTCGGCTCCTACGCGCTGTTCACCTACCAGGCCGAACGGTTCGAGCGGTTCGCCACCCAGGCGCAGTCCGACGAGTTCGGCGGCATCGAGCACAACGCCTCACAGGCCTCGATCGGCCAGCACTACGCCGAACTGGCGGTGGACCCCAGCGCGTTGCAGGCCGAGTCCCAGGGCGCGATCCGTGCGGCGTTCCGGACGGCCATCGCCTCCTACCCCGACTACAGCGCGCAGGCCAAGACCCGGCTGAAGATCACCGCGTCGCTCATCGACCAGATCGCCGACCGGGCCGACGACACCTCCTCCAGCGCCCAGTGGCGCGCGGGCCTGCTGCTGAACCTGGCACTGATCTGCTTCGCCCTGTGGATCGCCTTCTCGATCCTGGTCCGCCGCTCCGTGGTCCGTCCGGTGCTGGCGCTGACCGGGGCCGCCCAGGAGGTCGCCGACGTCGCGGGCCGCGAGCTCGCCCGTGTCGCCGACGACGACGCCGAGGAGTCCGGCTCCCCGCGGCTGCGCGAGTTGCCCGTCACCGCGGACGACGAGATCGGTGAACTCGCCGAGGCCTTCAACAACGTGCAGACCACCGCGGCCGCGCTGCTGGAGCGCCAGGTGCTCAGCCGGCGCAACGTCGCCGAGATGTTCGGCAACGTCGGTCGCCGCGTCAGCAATCTGACGACCCGCCAACTTGCTCTGATCGACGCGGTGGAGCGGGGCGAGACCGACCCGGCACTGCTGGAACGCCTCTACTCCATCGATCACATCGCGGTCCGTCTGCGCCGCAACGCCGACAGCCTGATGCTGCTGGCCGGCATCCGCGAGACCGTCCTGGACGCCGGTCCGACCGCGCTCACCAACGTCGTACGCGCCGCGCTGGGCCAGATCGAGGGCTTCCAGCGGGTACGGCTGCGGGCCGCGACCGAGGCCATGGTGGAGCCCGACATCATCGGCGACCTGACCCTGATGATCGCCGAACTCCTGGAGAACGCGGTGTCGTTCTCGCCCGAGGGCAGCCCGGTCGAGGTGGTGGTCGGCTCCGACGACGACGGCGCGTCGATCACCGTCGCGGACCACGGTCTGGGCATGAGCGCCGAGCGCCTCGCCGAGGAGAACGCCCGCCTGGTGCGGCGCGAACGCCTCGACCTCGTCCCGACGAAGGTGCTCGGCCTGTTCGTGGTCGGCGCGCTGGCGCGCCGCTGGGACGTCGACGTCACGCTGTCCCGCACCCCCGGCGGCGGCGTGACGGCCGAGGTACTGATCCCGTCGACCCTGCTGCTGACCATGAGCCAGCTGAGCCCGGCCGGCCGGCCCGGTCCCGCCGACGCACCTTCTTCCCAGGCCCCCGCCGCACTCGCCGCCCCGTCGGCACCCGCGGCCGGCCCCTCCCCGTCCTCCTCGGTCCCGTCCTGGGCCACGCGCGAGGACGACCCGACCACGCTCCCCCGCCGCGTCCCGCGCCGCGCCCCGTCCCCCGCCGAGGACGAGCCCGAGACCCGGCACAACCCGGCAACCGCTACCGGAACACCACGCGTTCCGACGGCCGCCACGGGGACCGCGACGCACGAGACCGACGGGACCGGGGCCGGGACCGTGACATCGGTGGGTACGGCCGGGACCGGTGCCCCGGCAGGCACAGCCGAGCCGAGTACCTCCGGCCGTTCGGCTGAGCGTCGTACCTCCGTCGGTACGGCTGAGTCCGGAGCCTCCGGCCGTACAGCCGAGCCCGGAGACTCCGGCCGTACAGCCGAGCCCGGTACGTCCGCAGCTATTGAGGAGGCCGGTACCGCGTCGCGTACCGCTGAGACCGGTACCTCCACAACGCCGGCCGAGGCCCGTACCTCCGTAACGCCGGCCGAAAGCGGTGTCTCCGCCCGTACGGCGAACTCCGCGCCCCCCGCCCACACGCCCGGACCCGAGACCTCAGCCGAGCCAGCGTCGCGCGCCCGGCCGGCCGGCCCGGGTATCCCGGCACCCCGGACGGCCGAGCCGACGCTCCACACCCGCGCGGAAGGGGCGCCCGAGCCTTACGCCCGTACGGCCGAACACGCGGCCCCCGCCGGAACAACGGAGCCGACACCGCACGCCCGCGCTGCCGAGCCCCACCCCTCCGCCGGTACGGCAGAGCCGACGCAGCCCTCCCGCCCGGCCGGCATCGAAGGCAATCCCGCCCACCGGGCGGAGCCGATCGCCAGCGACCGCGCCGGTGAACCGTCGACGGTCGGCCCGATCGCAGGTCCCGCGGGTCCGCTCTCCGCCCGGGCCGGGACCGACTTCCCCGCCGCGGGGGTCCCCGCCCAGGCCGACAACGGCACCGGCACCGGCACCGGCACCGGCACCGGCACCAACGGATCCCACGTCGGTGCCGACGGCTCCCGTCCCCTTCGGCGGCGGGTGCGCGGTGCCACGCTGCGGACGGCCGTCGAAGCCGCCGCCCAACAGGCGGCGCGGCAGTCCGCCCGCCCCGCCGACGCGGACGCCGTGCGCAGTGCGCTGGAGGAGTTCGAGGCGGCCGTGGCACGCGCGCACCGCGACACCGGTGGGGACACAGGTGAACACCCCCGCCCCACCGACACCCGCTCGGGCGCCGACGCCGGGACCGACACCGGAACCGACACCGGCGCCCACGCCGACGTCGTCCCCGCCGTCATCCCCCCCGAAGACCCGATCGCTCGCGGGAACGACCGCCGACGCGACCACCGTCCCGACGATCAGACCGCCCGGACCCACCGGACAGAGCCGTCCGACGCGTCCGACCGGACCGACCCGATCACGGACCCGATCACCGACCCCATCGGCGGCCGGGACACCACGCACCACCAGAACCACCTTCCGGAAGGAGCCGAGCAGTGA